A window of the Cystobacter fuscus genome harbors these coding sequences:
- a CDS encoding biliverdin-producing heme oxygenase, with product MLLSLESPNLLQSLKAETRPHHERAESVVRLMAPELSVSGYRAHLEALHALHAFLEPAVAEHLEVSHPELRVNERRKLHLLREDLLALGHDALSLARLPPLARPPALPGVPEAFGALYVLEGSTLGGQLILRHLVRHFEGRPVGRFAFFRAYGENVGPMWKSFGDALLRACPEPALAPRVIRGAQATFDAFEARFREVSRS from the coding sequence GTGTTGCTCTCCCTCGAGTCCCCCAACCTGTTGCAGTCGTTGAAGGCGGAAACCCGCCCCCACCATGAGCGCGCCGAGAGCGTGGTGCGTCTCATGGCGCCGGAGCTCTCCGTGTCCGGCTACCGCGCGCACCTGGAGGCGCTCCACGCGCTCCATGCCTTCCTGGAGCCGGCCGTGGCCGAGCACCTGGAGGTGTCCCATCCCGAGTTGCGCGTGAACGAGCGCCGCAAGCTGCACCTGTTGCGCGAGGATCTCCTGGCGCTCGGTCACGACGCGCTCTCCCTGGCCCGGCTGCCGCCCCTCGCGCGCCCTCCCGCCCTGCCCGGGGTACCCGAGGCGTTCGGGGCCCTCTACGTGTTGGAGGGCTCGACGCTCGGAGGCCAACTCATCCTGCGCCACCTCGTGCGCCACTTCGAGGGCAGGCCCGTGGGGCGCTTCGCTTTCTTCCGCGCCTATGGCGAGAACGTGGGTCCCATGTGGAAGTCCTTCGGTGACGCCCTGCTGCGCGCCTGTCCCGAGCCCGCTCTCGCTCCCCGTGTCATCCGGGGGGCCCAGGCCACGTTCGACGCTTTCGAAGCCCGTTTCCGTGAGGTCTCCCGTTCATGA
- a CDS encoding hybrid sensor histidine kinase/response regulator, which produces MSLRVLLVDDSLADQQALRRALEKDTGTRWEVELAGSAEEALERLERPPMPDALVLDFHLPGIDGISLLQRLKERCGEQMPAVIVFTGSGNERVAVDAMRAGAHDYLLKDGFSPERLRHSLHNAVEAMRMSRELEARRLQAEVAEQAARAALAVRDEFFAIATHDLKGPLQSILLSTQLLRRQLPQEAQTPGVEARLAQILRGTQRMSELIDHFLAVSKGGERPLQRASVDLLALVRTKVRELGPLAATHPVRLHVEGVDFQGQWDASSLERVLDNLLGNAVKYCPRGGTIDVSLSEESPGPEGWVRLCVRDQGMGIPAEDLPHIFERFRRGRNVAPAISGSGVGLASAYRMVTMHGGTLTVESEEGRGSAFTVRLPRETLSQGTSPKPEAHP; this is translated from the coding sequence ATGAGCTTGCGCGTACTCCTTGTCGACGACAGCCTGGCGGATCAGCAGGCACTGCGGCGAGCCTTGGAGAAGGACACCGGGACGCGCTGGGAGGTGGAGCTCGCGGGCTCGGCCGAGGAAGCCCTGGAGCGGCTCGAGCGCCCCCCGATGCCCGATGCCCTCGTGCTGGATTTCCACCTGCCGGGCATCGATGGCATCTCGCTGTTGCAGCGGCTCAAGGAGCGCTGCGGCGAGCAGATGCCGGCGGTGATCGTCTTCACGGGCAGCGGCAACGAGCGCGTGGCGGTGGACGCGATGCGCGCGGGCGCCCATGACTATCTCCTCAAGGACGGTTTCTCCCCGGAGCGTCTGCGCCACAGCCTGCACAACGCGGTGGAGGCCATGCGCATGTCGCGCGAGCTGGAGGCGCGGCGCCTGCAAGCGGAGGTCGCCGAGCAGGCGGCCCGGGCGGCGCTGGCGGTGCGCGATGAGTTCTTCGCCATCGCCACGCATGACCTCAAGGGCCCGCTGCAGAGCATCCTCCTGAGCACCCAGCTCCTGCGGCGCCAGCTCCCCCAGGAGGCGCAGACGCCGGGCGTGGAGGCGCGGCTGGCGCAGATCCTCCGGGGCACGCAGCGCATGAGCGAGCTCATCGACCACTTCCTCGCGGTGTCCAAGGGAGGCGAGCGCCCCCTGCAGCGCGCGTCGGTGGATCTGCTCGCGCTGGTGCGCACCAAGGTGCGCGAGCTGGGGCCGCTGGCGGCCACGCACCCGGTACGACTGCACGTGGAGGGCGTGGACTTCCAGGGCCAGTGGGACGCGTCGAGCCTGGAGCGGGTGTTGGACAACCTGCTGGGCAACGCCGTGAAGTACTGCCCGCGCGGAGGCACCATCGACGTGTCGTTGAGCGAGGAGTCTCCCGGCCCCGAGGGCTGGGTGCGGCTGTGCGTGAGGGATCAGGGCATGGGCATCCCCGCGGAGGACCTGCCCCACATCTTCGAGCGCTTCCGCCGCGGCCGGAACGTGGCGCCGGCCATCTCCGGCAGCGGCGTGGGTCTGGCGAGCGCCTACCGGATGGTGACGATGCACGGTGGCACCCTCACCGTGGAGAGCGAGGAGGGGCGGGGCTCGGCCTTCACCGTGCGCCTGCCCCGCGAGACGCTCTCTCAGGGGACGAGCCCCAAGCCCGAGGCCCACCCTTGA
- a CDS encoding DUF1585 domain-containing protein, translating to MCAPVTKLPLERYLRQLSLDLLGRPPTVEEYAAVRAKGEVSVEDVRSMMNSEEFYNRMRGYHRALLWSNVNGSVNNNTNSRLFGAGSATDALSMRGNSSVPLRGANGIGCDSYIPQDSCATAPRQDPHAEPTTTKACYDARGVPLPVSWDYDTTSYYQCSRLDLVPNADPTKEPVPDPAINSCEAATKKTVGDRLDPKYMYFCDMRRVGTALVPHLCKPHPTKASTSALTAEETDASGKVVAFTHPNPSSTTTLTRLDRCTLTMSPRNGVEGTYVPQRGCFQREGYVTRPAPFWNIGGPEVRICAIEAQERSVNPWTLESCTTARFNGDRSCGCGEKMRRCEDSATSTTAAVTHASRVSAINTEPELIADAVVRNDEPYFNLLTTRRSFVNGPLSELYRDPQQGVGVFSLSSPAPAESMPVLPFADANTWREYVRGSQHSGVLTTPAWLYRFPTQRARVNHFYSAFLCKTFVPSNNRPPAAEDACNRDNNLATRCACKDCHATIEPTGAHWGRFAERAALYLEPSRFPRFDPKCYDCAIAGNTSCNGECSQYVMQAYDEEGARALGTLTSYLYRNAAEEQNIEGGPQMLVQRLMQGGDLERCAVRRIWQEFLGRPMSAQEQALYLEQFSTDFAANNHSLKGLIERLLLSDAYRRID from the coding sequence GTGTGCGCCCCGGTCACGAAGCTTCCCCTGGAGCGCTACCTGCGCCAACTGTCATTGGATCTGCTCGGCCGCCCGCCCACCGTGGAGGAATACGCGGCGGTGCGGGCCAAGGGCGAGGTGTCGGTCGAGGACGTGCGCTCGATGATGAACTCGGAGGAGTTCTACAATCGCATGCGCGGCTATCACCGCGCGCTGCTCTGGAGCAACGTCAACGGCAGCGTCAATAACAACACCAACTCGCGCCTGTTTGGCGCGGGGAGCGCGACGGACGCCCTGTCCATGCGCGGCAACAGCAGTGTCCCGTTGCGCGGGGCCAATGGCATTGGCTGTGACAGCTACATTCCCCAGGACTCGTGCGCCACCGCCCCCCGGCAGGATCCTCACGCCGAGCCCACCACGACCAAGGCCTGCTACGACGCGCGGGGCGTGCCGCTGCCGGTGAGCTGGGACTACGACACCACCTCCTATTACCAGTGCAGCCGGTTGGATCTGGTGCCCAACGCCGACCCCACCAAGGAGCCCGTTCCCGATCCGGCCATCAACTCGTGCGAGGCGGCGACGAAGAAGACGGTGGGGGACCGTCTGGATCCCAAGTACATGTACTTCTGCGACATGAGGCGGGTGGGCACCGCGCTGGTGCCGCACCTGTGCAAGCCGCACCCGACCAAGGCGTCCACGTCCGCGCTCACCGCGGAGGAGACGGACGCCTCGGGCAAGGTGGTGGCCTTCACGCATCCCAATCCGTCCAGCACCACCACGCTCACGCGGCTGGACCGGTGCACGCTGACGATGAGTCCGCGCAACGGCGTGGAGGGCACCTACGTCCCGCAGCGCGGGTGCTTCCAGCGCGAGGGGTACGTGACGCGGCCCGCGCCCTTCTGGAACATCGGTGGGCCGGAGGTGCGCATCTGCGCCATCGAGGCGCAGGAGCGCTCGGTCAACCCCTGGACGCTCGAGTCGTGCACCACGGCGCGCTTCAATGGCGACCGCAGCTGTGGGTGTGGCGAGAAGATGCGCCGCTGCGAGGACTCGGCGACCTCCACCACGGCCGCCGTCACCCACGCCTCCCGCGTGTCGGCGATCAACACCGAGCCCGAGCTCATCGCCGACGCGGTGGTGCGCAACGACGAGCCGTATTTCAACCTCCTCACCACGCGCCGCTCCTTCGTGAATGGCCCCCTGTCCGAGCTGTATCGGGATCCCCAGCAGGGCGTGGGGGTCTTCTCCCTGTCCTCGCCCGCCCCCGCCGAGTCGATGCCGGTGTTGCCGTTCGCGGACGCGAACACGTGGCGCGAGTACGTGCGCGGCTCCCAGCACTCGGGCGTGCTCACCACGCCGGCCTGGCTCTACCGCTTCCCCACCCAGCGCGCGCGCGTCAACCACTTCTACTCGGCCTTCCTGTGCAAGACGTTCGTGCCGTCCAACAACCGCCCGCCCGCGGCCGAGGACGCGTGCAACCGCGACAACAACCTCGCCACGCGCTGCGCCTGCAAGGACTGCCACGCCACCATCGAGCCCACGGGCGCGCACTGGGGCCGCTTCGCCGAGCGCGCCGCACTCTACCTGGAGCCCTCGCGCTTTCCCCGCTTCGATCCCAAGTGCTACGACTGCGCCATCGCGGGCAACACGTCCTGCAACGGCGAGTGCTCCCAGTACGTGATGCAGGCCTATGACGAGGAGGGCGCGCGCGCGCTCGGCACGCTCACCTCGTACCTCTACCGCAACGCCGCCGAGGAGCAGAACATCGAGGGCGGGCCCCAGATGCTCGTGCAGCGCCTCATGCAGGGCGGGGACCTGGAGCGCTGCGCGGTGCGGCGCATCTGGCAGGAGTTCCTCGGCCGCCCCATGTCGGCGCAGGAGCAGGCGCTCTATCTCGAGCAGTTCTCCACGGACTTCGCCGCCAACAACCACAGTCTCAAGGGTCTCATCGAGCGTCTGCTGTTGTCCGACGCCTACCGGAGGATCGACTGA
- a CDS encoding ATP-binding protein: MNPPVSQTELTECDREPIHLLGGIQPHGALVAFSEPDLTLRVVSANIEAWLGRAPQALLGQPLAEFLHPTSLALLTRALSQHAPVGTLRIEAAGHAFVGLLHRSDGLAVLDLEPVTGDVGEEGALVMVDQILSPLTRAKGPRALLQEVAGAVRTLSGFDRVMVYLFDSDWHGEVVAESRDPAMDSFLGLHFPASDIPVQARALYVRNTLRLIADARARPVPLVPAVLPELGRPLDLSGAALRSVSPVHLEYLANMGVGASMSISLLREGALWGLIACHHRTPLKVPAAARRACDVLARLVSLQLASEERAATAAELARRAQFQTQLMERLSAGSSSLPVSLSREADSVLGLTGSTGAALLLGEAPILMGATPTLDEVKALGEWLARQSFEGTTFHTERLGQVYEPAQAYLDVASGLLAVRLDPSAPRFVIWFRPEVTRTVTWAGNPSKPVVQGPGTQRLHPRASFVAWQETVQGASLPWTSEDRTAAAGLRGALVGVLLRHAAALTRSNAELDAFGGTVAHDLKEPLRGIQQYVSFLLEDVGEAVGSEGRKQLEEVRWLAGRTQGQMEALFEYSRVGRVELSWGQADMQEILEDVLTIVSSRIHENQIEVRVPRRLPVLACDRVRIHQVWSNLLTNAAKYHQAGKPRWVEAGFITPEEPLSNPARRRADEYVFYVRDNGIGISERFHETIFEMFRRLHPAHAYGGGNGAGLAIARRLIQLHGGDLWVESAPGQGSTFYFTLGKGPG; encoded by the coding sequence ATGAATCCCCCTGTCTCCCAGACCGAACTCACGGAATGTGACCGGGAGCCCATCCACCTGTTGGGCGGCATCCAACCGCACGGCGCCCTGGTGGCCTTTTCCGAGCCGGACCTCACCCTGCGGGTGGTGAGCGCCAACATCGAGGCCTGGTTGGGACGGGCGCCCCAGGCCCTGCTGGGCCAGCCGCTGGCGGAGTTCCTCCACCCCACGTCGCTCGCCCTGCTCACCCGGGCCCTGTCCCAGCATGCACCCGTCGGCACCCTGCGCATCGAGGCCGCGGGGCACGCCTTCGTGGGGCTCCTGCACCGCAGCGATGGGCTGGCGGTGCTGGACCTGGAGCCCGTCACCGGCGACGTCGGCGAGGAGGGGGCCCTGGTCATGGTGGATCAGATCCTCTCGCCCCTGACGCGGGCCAAGGGGCCACGGGCGCTCCTGCAGGAGGTGGCGGGCGCGGTGCGCACGCTCTCCGGCTTCGACCGGGTGATGGTGTACCTCTTCGACAGTGACTGGCATGGCGAGGTGGTGGCCGAGAGCAGGGATCCGGCGATGGACAGCTTCCTGGGGTTGCACTTCCCCGCGAGCGACATCCCCGTGCAGGCCCGTGCGCTCTATGTCCGCAACACCCTGCGGCTCATCGCCGACGCGCGTGCGCGGCCCGTGCCGCTGGTACCCGCGGTGCTTCCCGAGCTGGGGCGGCCGTTGGACCTGTCCGGCGCGGCCCTGCGCAGCGTGTCGCCGGTGCACCTGGAGTACCTGGCCAACATGGGCGTGGGCGCGTCCATGTCCATCTCCCTGCTGCGCGAGGGCGCGCTGTGGGGCCTCATCGCGTGCCATCACCGCACCCCCTTGAAGGTGCCGGCCGCCGCGCGTCGGGCGTGCGACGTGCTGGCCCGGCTGGTGTCGCTGCAACTGGCGTCGGAGGAGCGCGCCGCGACGGCCGCCGAGCTCGCCCGCCGGGCGCAATTCCAGACGCAGTTGATGGAGCGCCTGTCGGCGGGCTCCAGCTCCCTGCCGGTGTCGCTCTCGCGCGAGGCGGACTCGGTGCTGGGACTCACGGGCTCGACGGGCGCGGCGCTCCTGCTCGGTGAGGCGCCCATCCTCATGGGGGCCACGCCCACCCTGGACGAGGTGAAGGCCCTGGGCGAGTGGCTCGCCCGGCAGTCCTTCGAGGGCACCACCTTCCACACCGAGCGGCTCGGTCAGGTGTACGAACCCGCGCAGGCCTACCTGGACGTGGCCAGTGGCCTGCTCGCGGTGCGTCTGGATCCGAGCGCTCCCCGCTTCGTCATCTGGTTCCGTCCGGAAGTCACGCGCACCGTCACCTGGGCGGGCAATCCCTCCAAGCCCGTCGTCCAGGGCCCCGGCACCCAGCGGCTGCACCCGCGTGCCTCCTTCGTGGCCTGGCAGGAGACGGTGCAGGGGGCGAGCCTGCCGTGGACATCGGAGGATCGGACCGCCGCCGCCGGACTGCGTGGGGCCCTGGTGGGCGTGTTGTTGCGCCATGCCGCCGCCCTCACTCGCTCCAACGCGGAGCTGGATGCCTTTGGTGGCACCGTGGCGCACGATCTCAAGGAGCCCCTGCGCGGCATCCAGCAGTACGTGAGCTTCCTCCTGGAGGACGTGGGGGAGGCCGTGGGCAGCGAGGGGCGCAAGCAGTTGGAGGAGGTGCGCTGGCTGGCCGGGCGCACCCAGGGGCAGATGGAGGCGCTCTTCGAGTACAGCCGGGTCGGACGCGTGGAGCTGTCCTGGGGCCAGGCGGACATGCAGGAAATCCTGGAGGACGTGTTGACCATCGTGTCGTCGCGCATCCATGAGAACCAGATCGAGGTGCGAGTCCCTCGTCGGCTTCCCGTGCTGGCGTGCGACCGGGTGCGCATCCACCAGGTCTGGTCCAACCTGCTCACCAATGCGGCCAAGTACCACCAGGCAGGCAAGCCACGCTGGGTGGAGGCGGGCTTCATCACCCCCGAGGAGCCCCTGTCCAACCCGGCGCGTCGGCGGGCGGATGAGTACGTTTTCTACGTGCGCGACAATGGCATCGGTATTTCGGAGCGGTTCCACGAGACCATCTTCGAGATGTTCCGTCGCCTGCACCCCGCGCATGCATATGGAGGAGGCAATGGGGCGGGATTGGCCATCGCGCGCCGGCTCATTCAATTGCACGGTGGCGATCTCTGGGTGGAATCCGCGCCCGGTCAGGGCTCCACCTTCTATTTCACCCTGGGCAAGGGGCCCGGATGA
- a CDS encoding DUF420 domain-containing protein: MSNAAGAPLSRGENDRPFYIFTAVVSTAALAFLAWLLLIRRGGAVGGVDLRFLPAVNASLNALAAVFLTAGWVAIRQKARRAHQYLMVSAFASSSLFLVCYLAYHYVHGDTRYAGGGALKVVYLLILASHVLLSTAVVPGALLAFYFAWRNAFERHRKVTRWLAPIWLYVSVTGVVIFFMLRGSLPSSP; this comes from the coding sequence ATGTCCAACGCCGCCGGTGCCCCCCTGTCCCGGGGGGAGAACGATCGTCCCTTCTACATCTTCACCGCGGTGGTCTCCACCGCGGCGCTCGCGTTCCTGGCCTGGCTGCTGCTCATCCGCAGGGGAGGCGCGGTGGGAGGGGTGGACTTGCGCTTCCTGCCCGCGGTGAACGCGAGCCTCAACGCGCTGGCGGCGGTGTTCCTCACCGCGGGCTGGGTGGCCATCCGCCAGAAGGCCCGGCGCGCGCACCAGTACCTCATGGTATCTGCCTTCGCGTCCTCGTCGCTCTTCCTGGTGTGCTACCTGGCCTACCACTACGTGCACGGGGACACGCGCTACGCGGGCGGCGGCGCGCTCAAGGTGGTGTACCTGCTCATCCTGGCCAGCCACGTGCTGCTGTCCACCGCCGTGGTGCCGGGCGCGCTGCTGGCCTTCTACTTCGCGTGGCGCAACGCCTTCGAGCGGCACCGCAAGGTGACGCGGTGGCTGGCGCCCATCTGGCTCTACGTGTCCGTGACGGGCGTGGTCATCTTCTTCATGCTGCGCGGCAGCCTGCCCTCCTCGCCCTGA
- a CDS encoding response regulator — protein sequence MMDELKRPVLLVEDSDPDAEALQRLVRKLSLSWPIMRVADGESALDYLFQRGAYVDAPRPMLVLLDLHLPGVGGREILATLKADAHLRSLPVIVFSNSKRVEDVDGAYELGANSYLFKPSRLEELEDVVSALHHFWFNVARLPGLGGLPLG from the coding sequence ATGATGGATGAGCTCAAACGGCCAGTGCTGCTCGTCGAGGACAGCGATCCCGACGCCGAGGCGTTGCAGCGTCTGGTGCGCAAGCTCTCGCTGTCGTGGCCCATCATGCGGGTGGCGGACGGGGAGTCGGCGCTCGACTATCTGTTCCAGCGGGGCGCGTACGTGGATGCGCCCCGGCCCATGCTGGTGCTGTTGGACTTGCATCTACCCGGAGTCGGGGGACGGGAGATCCTCGCCACGCTCAAGGCGGATGCCCACCTGCGCTCGCTGCCCGTCATCGTCTTCTCCAACTCCAAGCGCGTGGAGGACGTGGATGGTGCCTATGAGCTGGGCGCCAACAGCTATCTCTTCAAGCCCAGCAGACTCGAGGAGCTCGAGGACGTCGTGAGCGCCCTGCATCACTTCTGGTTCAACGTCGCGCGGCTTCCCGGGCTCGGAGGTCTGCCCCTGGGATGA
- a CDS encoding S8 family peptidase codes for MFRRLALLGLLSVSACNLEDLVDPEPGSPTATGTVKGTLTPFRRQSATSTAAWPEKLKDPAVRRRLSDSLTRAVTAQKAARRSALSAQGTQGVDSVPGEVIVRFEEADLSGSEALSRVQLSGYRAVYKGAITEHLHLIGYEPLYPGVMRALATESLAQEVEGMRGVRYAEKNARVYAFKTPNDPGYSRQWHYRMMNLPAAWDITTTGVAVGIIDSGIVKHPDLNGRVVQGVDLISDVSSSGDGDGRDMDPTDMGKDQPNGSSSWHGSHVAGTIGAVSNEGAGVAGVTWSGPIVPVRALGSDGGSFADIAAGIQWAVGLSVPGLRTNANPVQVINMSLGGASPPSQALQEVIDNAVARGVIIVVAAGNDNVDASAFSPCNQDKVICVGATRFNGKRASYSNYGANVDVMATGGEVAEDLDGDGKPDGVLSPVLDDNNTPVWAYYQGTSMASPHVAGIVALMKAQNPALTSAEVEQILTATADPASKCSEGCGEGLVNAQAAVLAARNGLDPDAPSKLGVGANQISFQGTGTQSLAVRNLGGGSLKVTVKASGTYASALSFPSGNTVTVSAYRSVSLPVAVDTGNLSRGEYPAQLTLTGDNGQSATVAVKIQVGSIEDKDIILAFFFEDAAGDLDLEEEGLALVPSSSGYSYSMKLTPRTYYAIATIDEDGDEEFFEDGERVGAWRDAANIEPIEVSASKTVSGINFALTPTESSPD; via the coding sequence GTTGGGGTTGTTGTCCGTTTCCGCCTGCAACCTCGAGGATCTCGTCGATCCCGAGCCGGGTTCGCCCACGGCCACGGGCACGGTGAAGGGCACCCTGACGCCCTTCCGTCGGCAGTCCGCCACGTCCACGGCCGCCTGGCCCGAGAAGTTGAAGGATCCGGCGGTCCGGCGGCGGCTGTCCGACTCCCTGACGCGGGCCGTCACGGCGCAGAAGGCGGCGCGGCGCTCGGCGCTGTCCGCGCAAGGGACGCAAGGCGTGGACTCCGTCCCGGGTGAGGTCATCGTCCGCTTCGAGGAGGCGGACCTCTCCGGGTCCGAGGCCCTCTCGCGCGTGCAACTGTCCGGCTACCGCGCGGTGTACAAGGGCGCCATCACCGAGCACCTGCACCTCATCGGCTACGAGCCCCTGTATCCCGGGGTCATGCGGGCACTCGCGACGGAGTCCCTCGCCCAGGAGGTGGAGGGGATGCGCGGCGTGCGCTACGCGGAGAAGAACGCCCGGGTGTACGCCTTCAAGACGCCCAATGATCCGGGCTACTCGCGCCAGTGGCACTACCGGATGATGAACCTGCCCGCCGCCTGGGACATCACCACGACGGGGGTCGCCGTGGGCATCATCGACTCGGGCATCGTCAAGCACCCGGACCTCAACGGCCGCGTCGTGCAGGGCGTGGACCTCATCTCCGATGTTTCCAGCTCGGGGGACGGCGACGGGCGCGACATGGATCCCACGGACATGGGCAAGGACCAGCCCAACGGCAGCTCCTCGTGGCATGGCTCGCACGTGGCGGGCACCATCGGCGCGGTGAGCAACGAGGGCGCGGGCGTGGCGGGTGTCACCTGGTCGGGCCCCATCGTTCCGGTGCGCGCGCTGGGCTCGGATGGCGGCTCGTTCGCCGACATCGCCGCGGGCATCCAGTGGGCCGTGGGCCTGTCGGTTCCCGGATTGAGGACCAACGCCAATCCCGTCCAGGTCATCAACATGAGCCTCGGCGGGGCGTCTCCCCCGAGCCAGGCGCTCCAGGAGGTCATCGACAACGCCGTGGCCAGGGGCGTCATCATCGTCGTGGCGGCGGGCAACGACAATGTCGACGCGAGCGCCTTCTCTCCGTGCAACCAGGACAAAGTCATCTGCGTGGGCGCCACGCGCTTCAACGGCAAGCGCGCCAGCTACTCCAACTACGGCGCCAATGTGGACGTGATGGCCACTGGCGGTGAGGTCGCGGAGGACCTCGATGGTGATGGCAAGCCGGACGGCGTGCTCTCTCCCGTCCTGGACGACAACAACACGCCCGTGTGGGCCTACTACCAGGGCACCAGCATGGCCTCGCCGCACGTGGCCGGCATCGTGGCGCTGATGAAGGCGCAGAATCCGGCTCTCACCTCGGCCGAGGTCGAGCAGATCCTCACCGCCACCGCGGATCCGGCGAGCAAGTGCAGCGAAGGTTGTGGCGAGGGGCTCGTCAACGCCCAGGCCGCCGTGTTGGCGGCCAGGAATGGGCTGGATCCCGACGCCCCGTCGAAGCTCGGCGTGGGGGCCAACCAGATCTCCTTCCAGGGCACCGGCACCCAGTCGCTCGCGGTGCGCAACCTTGGCGGCGGCTCGCTCAAGGTGACCGTGAAGGCCTCGGGGACGTACGCCTCCGCGCTGTCCTTCCCGAGCGGCAACACCGTCACCGTGTCCGCCTATCGCTCGGTCTCGCTGCCGGTGGCCGTCGACACCGGGAACCTGTCGCGCGGCGAGTACCCGGCGCAGCTCACCCTGACGGGCGACAACGGGCAGTCGGCCACCGTGGCGGTGAAGATCCAGGTGGGAAGCATCGAGGACAAGGACATCATCCTCGCCTTCTTCTTCGAGGATGCCGCGGGTGACCTGGACCTCGAGGAGGAGGGGCTGGCGCTGGTGCCCTCGTCCAGTGGCTACTCCTACAGCATGAAGCTCACCCCGCGCACCTACTACGCGATCGCCACCATCGACGAGGATGGGGACGAGGAGTTCTTCGAGGACGGAGAGCGGGTGGGCGCCTGGCGTGACGCCGCCAACATCGAGCCCATCGAGGTGAGCGCGTCCAAGACTGTGAGTGGCATCAACTTCGCCCTCACACCCACCGAGTCCTCCCCCGACTAG